One Vespa crabro chromosome 9, iyVesCrab1.2, whole genome shotgun sequence genomic region harbors:
- the LOC124426706 gene encoding gametocyte-specific factor 1-like: MYEPLYIDTTVTCPYNENHRIARSRIQRHIVKCEKNYPNDYKMICPYNATHRLFKHEMMEHIITCPMRKLIDPELYQRTGNRALLKNKLQCDITSLIDCNESWDKELDSNSISHIKKNLHFDIRKCNTENYKDLRRPRGFSEVMLIDVDEETNVEDMESITSSMGMGRGKINANKNYLIQKIGLGRGKILH; encoded by the exons ATGTATGAACCGCTGTATATTGATACCACTGTAACGTGTCCTTATAACGAAAACCATCGAATTGCTAGATCACGTATTCAAAGACATATCGTCAAATgcgaaaag AATTAtcctaatgattataaaatgatCTGTCCGTATAATGCGACACatcgtttatttaaacatgAAATGATGGAACACATTATTACATGCCCAATGCGGAAACTGATTGATCCTGAATTATATCAAC GAACTGGAAATCGTGCATTGTTGAAGAATAAATTACAATGTGATATAACAAGTTTGATTGATTGTAACGAAAGTTGGGACAAAGAACTTGATTCTAATTCAATATctcatataaagaaaaatcttcaTTTTGATATAAg aaaatgtaaCACAGAAAATTACAAGGATTTGAGACGCCCACGTGGATTTTCAGAAGTTATGTTAATTGATGTGGACGAAGAAACAAATGTTGAAGATATGGAATCAATAACAAGTTCAATGGGAATGGGAAGAGGAAAAATCaatgcaaataaaaattatttaatacaaaaaattgGACTAGGAAGAGGAAAGATTTTGCactaa